From a single Arachis hypogaea cultivar Tifrunner chromosome 3, arahy.Tifrunner.gnm2.J5K5, whole genome shotgun sequence genomic region:
- the LOC112734083 gene encoding uncharacterized protein isoform X2: MLSVAVSSSLSSSLFHSPSLLSLNTHRRPFTFTSPPTPRGLHSVCFFNAPNKPDTNWPLLSRWEVPWEWQTVTLTSLACGLGFVLTGLVEATALPYLGIRPEVLSMDEKAELLFLDQGITTAVVLGIIYAIASNFQPLPQDFFKYDLRDPFSLQKGWLLWAGIGLVGAIASIALTGVAVSFFNGEPPQRETDALVKLLPLIGSSNVSTACLVGITGVLAPVLEETLFRGFLMASMTKWGCFGDFICSNSQPSHSHHHPCFLELRSYITSYFFAASRV, from the exons ATGCTTTCGGTGGcagtttcttcttctctctcttcctccctCTTCCATTCCCCTTCACTTCTCAGCCTCAACACTCATCGGCGCCCTTTCACTTTCACTTCTCCACCTACTCCACGGGGTCTTCattctgtttgcttcttcaacGCACCTAACAAACCCGATACCAATTGGCCTCTTCTCAGCCGATGGGAGGTACCTTGGGAATGGCAAACCGTTACACTAACCTCTCTCGCTTGTGGATTAGG TTTTGTTTTGACAGGTTTGGTTGAGGCCACAGCTCTTCCATATCTGGGAATTCGACCTGAGGTGCTTAGTATGGATGAGAAAGCAGAGTTACTCTTTTTAGATCAGGG CATCACAACTGCTGTTGTACTCGGAATTATATATGCCATTGCCAGCAATTTCCAGCCACTCCCTCAAGACTTCTTCAAATATG ATTTGAGGGACCCTTTCAGTCTTCAAAAGGGTTGGCTTTTGTGGGCGGGAATCGGACTTGTAGGTGCCATAGCTTCCATTGCATTGACAGGAGTAGCTGTCTCATTCTTTAATGGAGAACCCCCACAAAGAGAG ACTGATGCTCTTGTAAAATTACTCCCGTTGATTGGATCTTCAAATGTCAG CACTGCATGCTTGGTGGGCATCACTGGTGTTCTTGCACCTGTACTTGAGGAGACACTATTTCGAGGCTTTTTAATGGCCTCCATGACTAAGTG GGGCTGCTTTGGGGATTTCATATGCTCAAACTCGCAACCTTCTCACTCCCATCACCATCCATGCTTTCTGGAACTCAGGAGTTATATTACTTCTTACTTTTTTGCTG CTTCAAGGGTATGA
- the LOC112734083 gene encoding uncharacterized protein isoform X1, whose protein sequence is MLSVAVSSSLSSSLFHSPSLLSLNTHRRPFTFTSPPTPRGLHSVCFFNAPNKPDTNWPLLSRWEVPWEWQTVTLTSLACGLGFVLTGLVEATALPYLGIRPEVLSMDEKAELLFLDQGITTAVVLGIIYAIASNFQPLPQDFFKYDLRDPFSLQKGWLLWAGIGLVGAIASIALTGVAVSFFNGEPPQRETDALVKLLPLIGSSNVSTACLVGITGVLAPVLEETLFRGFLMASMTKWVPTPVAIIISAAVFALAHLTPGEFPQLFVLGAALGISYAQTRNLLTPITIHAFWNSGVILLLTFLLLQGYDIKELLQTS, encoded by the exons ATGCTTTCGGTGGcagtttcttcttctctctcttcctccctCTTCCATTCCCCTTCACTTCTCAGCCTCAACACTCATCGGCGCCCTTTCACTTTCACTTCTCCACCTACTCCACGGGGTCTTCattctgtttgcttcttcaacGCACCTAACAAACCCGATACCAATTGGCCTCTTCTCAGCCGATGGGAGGTACCTTGGGAATGGCAAACCGTTACACTAACCTCTCTCGCTTGTGGATTAGG TTTTGTTTTGACAGGTTTGGTTGAGGCCACAGCTCTTCCATATCTGGGAATTCGACCTGAGGTGCTTAGTATGGATGAGAAAGCAGAGTTACTCTTTTTAGATCAGGG CATCACAACTGCTGTTGTACTCGGAATTATATATGCCATTGCCAGCAATTTCCAGCCACTCCCTCAAGACTTCTTCAAATATG ATTTGAGGGACCCTTTCAGTCTTCAAAAGGGTTGGCTTTTGTGGGCGGGAATCGGACTTGTAGGTGCCATAGCTTCCATTGCATTGACAGGAGTAGCTGTCTCATTCTTTAATGGAGAACCCCCACAAAGAGAG ACTGATGCTCTTGTAAAATTACTCCCGTTGATTGGATCTTCAAATGTCAG CACTGCATGCTTGGTGGGCATCACTGGTGTTCTTGCACCTGTACTTGAGGAGACACTATTTCGAGGCTTTTTAATGGCCTCCATGACTAAGTG GGTTCCTACACCGGTTGCCATCATCATTAGTGCTGCTGTCTTTGCCCTTGCCCATCTCACTCCTGGGGAATTTCCGCAGTTGTTTGTTCTAG GGGCTGCTTTGGGGATTTCATATGCTCAAACTCGCAACCTTCTCACTCCCATCACCATCCATGCTTTCTGGAACTCAGGAGTTATATTACTTCTTACTTTTTTGCTG CTTCAAGGGTATGATATCAAAGAATTGTTGCAGACAAGTTGA
- the LOC112734084 gene encoding uncharacterized protein isoform X1: protein MEGEKLDEIMLPGFRFHPTDEELVGFYLKRKIQQMPLSIELIKQLDIYKYDPWDLPKVAGTGEKEWYFYCPRDRKYRNSARPNRVTGAGFWKATGTDRPIYSSEGSKCIGLKKSLVFYKGRAAKGVKTDWMMHEFRLPSLADSSSDKTTIPPNDSWAICRIFKKTNATAQRALSHSWVSTLPETPTTTTNDTDHIFHFCSSNMPTMMAKKTSFMTQFCTNYTSDTQIQDVASSYKPPFININPLLYKHFDHHHHQLPPIISNGDLISNDCLIPSSTTTPLETSSNSAKPTMDFSSLLLNMSSSVLGDFAGKTSSSSSSQEGTAATATTITSSFGGGMQEHYPTIPLLRQMHQGNNNNNIGINNNNVSAGGEEQELEKVGSIVGFPFMNIGDAWKSNMLWDTSCPL, encoded by the exons ATGGAAGGTGAGAAGCTTGATGAGATCATGTTACCAGGTTTCAGGTTCCACCCAACTGATGAGGAGCTTGTGGGGTTCTACCTTAAGAGAAAGATTCAGCAAATGCCTCTGTCCATTGAGCTCATCAAGCAACTTGATATCTATAAATATGATCCTTGGGATCTTCCAA AAGTGGCAGGTACAGGAGAGAAAGAGTGGTATTTCTACTGTCCAAGAGACAGAAAATACAGGAACAGTGCAAGGCCAAATAGGGTAACTGGAGCTGGGTTCTGGAAAGCCACAGGGACTGACAGGCCTATATACTCCTCAGAGGGTTCAAAGTGCATTGGACTCAAGAAATCTTTGGTCTTCTACAAAGGCAGAGCTGCCAAAGGTGTTAAAACTGATTGGATGATGCATGAGTTTAGGCTCCCTTCTCTTGCTGACTCTTCATCCGACAAGACCACTATTCCTCCTAAT GACTCTTGGGCAATCTGCAGAATATTCAAGAAAACAAATGCTACAGCTCAAAGAGCACTCTCTCACTCTTGGGTTTCTACCTTACCTGAAACACCAACCACCACTACCAATGATACAGATCACATATTCCACTTTTGTTCATCCAACATGCCAACAATGATGGCAAAGAAAACTAGCTTCATGACCCAGTTTTGCACTAACTACACTAGTGACACACAAATCCAAGATGTTGCATCATCTTATAAACCACCCTTCATTAATATTAATCCATTGCTTTACAAACActttgatcatcatcatcatcagttaCCACCCATTATTTCAAATGGAGATCTTATAAGCAACGACTGTTTAATACCCTCTTCTACTACTACTCCACTTGAAACATCCTCTAATAGTGCAAAACCTACTATGGATTTTTCTTCATTGTTGCTGAACATGTCATCTTCTGTTCTTGGAGATTTTGCTGGAAAGACATCATCGTCGTCCTCATCCCAAGAGGGTACAgcagcaacagcaacaacaatcaCAAGTAGCTTCGGTGGTGGAATGCAGGAGCACTACCCAACAATACCATTACTGCGTCAGATGCATCaagggaacaacaacaacaacattggcatcaacaacaacaacgtgTCTGCTGGCGGTGAAGAACAAGAGTTGGAGAAAGTTGGATCCATTGTTGGGTTCCCATTCATGAACATTGGGGATGCATGGAAGTCAAATATGCTTTGGGATACTTCTTGTCCCTTGTGA
- the LOC112734084 gene encoding uncharacterized protein isoform X2, with protein sequence MPLSIELIKQLDIYKYDPWDLPKVAGTGEKEWYFYCPRDRKYRNSARPNRVTGAGFWKATGTDRPIYSSEGSKCIGLKKSLVFYKGRAAKGVKTDWMMHEFRLPSLADSSSDKTTIPPNDSWAICRIFKKTNATAQRALSHSWVSTLPETPTTTTNDTDHIFHFCSSNMPTMMAKKTSFMTQFCTNYTSDTQIQDVASSYKPPFININPLLYKHFDHHHHQLPPIISNGDLISNDCLIPSSTTTPLETSSNSAKPTMDFSSLLLNMSSSVLGDFAGKTSSSSSSQEGTAATATTITSSFGGGMQEHYPTIPLLRQMHQGNNNNNIGINNNNVSAGGEEQELEKVGSIVGFPFMNIGDAWKSNMLWDTSCPL encoded by the exons ATGCCTCTGTCCATTGAGCTCATCAAGCAACTTGATATCTATAAATATGATCCTTGGGATCTTCCAA AAGTGGCAGGTACAGGAGAGAAAGAGTGGTATTTCTACTGTCCAAGAGACAGAAAATACAGGAACAGTGCAAGGCCAAATAGGGTAACTGGAGCTGGGTTCTGGAAAGCCACAGGGACTGACAGGCCTATATACTCCTCAGAGGGTTCAAAGTGCATTGGACTCAAGAAATCTTTGGTCTTCTACAAAGGCAGAGCTGCCAAAGGTGTTAAAACTGATTGGATGATGCATGAGTTTAGGCTCCCTTCTCTTGCTGACTCTTCATCCGACAAGACCACTATTCCTCCTAAT GACTCTTGGGCAATCTGCAGAATATTCAAGAAAACAAATGCTACAGCTCAAAGAGCACTCTCTCACTCTTGGGTTTCTACCTTACCTGAAACACCAACCACCACTACCAATGATACAGATCACATATTCCACTTTTGTTCATCCAACATGCCAACAATGATGGCAAAGAAAACTAGCTTCATGACCCAGTTTTGCACTAACTACACTAGTGACACACAAATCCAAGATGTTGCATCATCTTATAAACCACCCTTCATTAATATTAATCCATTGCTTTACAAACActttgatcatcatcatcatcagttaCCACCCATTATTTCAAATGGAGATCTTATAAGCAACGACTGTTTAATACCCTCTTCTACTACTACTCCACTTGAAACATCCTCTAATAGTGCAAAACCTACTATGGATTTTTCTTCATTGTTGCTGAACATGTCATCTTCTGTTCTTGGAGATTTTGCTGGAAAGACATCATCGTCGTCCTCATCCCAAGAGGGTACAgcagcaacagcaacaacaatcaCAAGTAGCTTCGGTGGTGGAATGCAGGAGCACTACCCAACAATACCATTACTGCGTCAGATGCATCaagggaacaacaacaacaacattggcatcaacaacaacaacgtgTCTGCTGGCGGTGAAGAACAAGAGTTGGAGAAAGTTGGATCCATTGTTGGGTTCCCATTCATGAACATTGGGGATGCATGGAAGTCAAATATGCTTTGGGATACTTCTTGTCCCTTGTGA
- the LOC114925009 gene encoding uncharacterized protein, with the protein METRISGDNARNAIRNLGFNHFIIEEAQGFAGGIWIRWNNDNLKITKLESHSQYIHTKIEAPYKEECYLTAVYASLQAQNCRSLWPLLQNIANRLDKAWLLTGDFNEIKDPIEKKGGGDTNNRACRKFKEWINHCGLIDLGFVGTRFTWRGPKREGQDKVLKRVDRALANSKWNLTYQNATVQVLPRINLDHHPLLISNGGESNRRGDRPFIFKLMWSTHPDYENILQQHWDEKM; encoded by the coding sequence ATGGAAACCAGAATAAGTGGAGATAACGCTAGAAATGCCATTAGAAATTTGGGATTCAATCACTTCATTATAGAAGAAGCACAGGGTTTCGCAGGGGGTATATGGATTCGTTGGAACAATGACAACTTGAAGATAACTAAGCTGGAATCTCACTCTCAATACATTCACACCAAAATTGAGGCTCCGTACAAAGAGGAGTGTTATCTTACTGCTGTTTATGCGAGCCTTCAAGCTCAGAATTGCAGATCCCTTTGGCCCCTCCTCCAAAATATTGCAAATAGATTAGACAAGGCGTGGTTGCTCACTGGGGACTTTAATGAGATCAAGGATCCAATCGAAAAGAAAGGAGGGGGTGATACAAATAACAGAGCTTGTAGAAAATTTAAGGAATGGATTAATCATTGTGGTCTTATTGACCTCGGTTTTGTTGGGACACGATTCACATGGAGAGGACCAAAGCGTGAAGGACAAGACAAAGTACTAAAAAGAGTTGATAGAGCGTTGGCTAATTCAAAGTGGAACTTAACCTATCAGAATGCTACGGTCCAAGTCCTTCCTAGGATTAATTTGGACCACCACCCCTTGCTCATATCAAACGGAGGAGAAAGCAATAGAAGAGGAGATAGACCGTTCATATTCAAACTTATGTGGTCTACCCACCCAGACTATGAGAACATCCTACAGCAACACTGGGACGAGAAAATGTAG